In a genomic window of Numenius arquata chromosome 5, bNumArq3.hap1.1, whole genome shotgun sequence:
- the COX7B gene encoding cytochrome c oxidase subunit 7B, mitochondrial encodes MFPVARTALNLTARSIRHTAVRQAHRKHEPDFHDKYGNLVLLGGAVAFTAIWGYVFTQAGIEWGLSPVGRITPKEWRE; translated from the exons ATGTTCCCTGTGGCTAGGACTGCTCTGAACCTCACCG CTCGTAGCATTCGGCATACTGCAGTAAGACAAGCTCATCGCAAACATGAGCCTGACTTCCATGATAAATACGGAAACCTGGTACTCCTTGGTGGGGCCGTAGCTTTTACTGCCATCTGGGGATAC GTGTTCACACAAGCTGGAATTGAGTGGGGCTTGTCACCCGTTGGCAGAATCACTCCAAAGGAATGGAGGGAGTAA